In Oncorhynchus kisutch isolate 150728-3 linkage group LG7, Okis_V2, whole genome shotgun sequence, one DNA window encodes the following:
- the LOC109894521 gene encoding thrombospondin-1-like: protein MKLIGVFLLLVLWTCEGSRVAESGDDNGVYDLFELVKVNKRHQGVTLVKGADPYSPAYKVLNADLIPPVPEISFRDLIDSVQAERGFLLLVNFKQFKKTRGSILTVEKNDGSGPIFEIISNGKAQTLDVVYSTGNKQQVVSIEDADLATGHWKNITLFIQEDRAQLFVGCEEINISEIDVPIQKVLTHEVADIARLRIGKGAVKDRFMGVLQNVRFVFGTTLEAIMRNKGCQSSETLADVMTLDNPVNGSSPAIRTDYTGHKSKEIQQVCGFSCEDITSMFKELKGLGVVVKQLSNELNRVNKESTLLMNQMRIHRGVCLHNGIVHKDKDEWTVDGCTECTCQNSATVCRKISCPLMPCANATVPDGECCPRCGTPSDYAEDGWSPWSEWTHCSVSCGRGIQQRGRSCDRINSNCEGTSVQTRDCYPQECDKRFKQDGGWSHWSPWSSCSVTCGEGVITRIRLCNSPTPQMGGRDCQGQGRETEVCQKSPCPIDGVWGPWSLWDTCSVTCGGGFQTRQRLCNNPTPKYRGKECQGDGKTSQLCGKEDCPIDGCLSNPCFAGAKCTSFDDGSWKCGACPVGYTGDGINCKDIDECKEVRDACFTLNGVHRCENTEPGYNCLACPPRYSGQQPFGRGVEQATAKKQVCTPRNPCQDGSHDCNKNANCIYLGQFSDTMFRCECKPGYAGNGHICGDDTDLDGWPNKDLLCVENATYHCKKDNCPNLPNSGQEDHDKDGLGDACDHDDDNDGIPDDRDNCPMVYNPAQYDVDRDDVGDRCDNCVHESNPDQVDTDNNGEGDACAIDIDGDGILNERDNCPYVYNVDQRDTDGDGVGDHCDNCPLENNPDQIDSDSDRVGDKCDNNQDIDEDGHQNNLDNCPYIPNANQADHDKDGKGDACDHDDDNDGIPDDKDNCRLAFNPDQLDSDGDGRGDVCKDDFDQDNILDIYDVCPENFAISETDFRRFQMVPLDPKGTSQIDPNWVVRHQGKELVQTVNCDPGIAVGFDEFNAVDFSGTFFINTDRDDDYAGFVFGYQSSSRFYVVMWKQITQTYWSHTPTRAQGYSGVSIKVVNSTTGPGEHLRNALWHTGDTAGQVRTLWHDPKNIGWKDYTAYRWHLIHRPKSGLIRVVMYEGKRIMADSGNIYDNTYAGGRLGMYVFSQEMTYFSDLKYECKDS from the exons ATGAAGTTGATAGGAGTATTTCTCCTTTTGGTGCTTTGGACTTGTGAGGGCAGCCGGGTAGCAG AGAGTGGAGATGATAACGGTGTATACGACCTATTCGAGCTTGTGAAAGTGAACAAGAGGCACCAAGGAGTTACCTTGGTAAAAGGCGCAGATCCCTACAGCCCAGCCTATAAGGTCTTGAACGCAGACCTGATCCCCCCGGTTCCCGAGATCTCCTTCAGGGACCTCATTGATTCAGTACAAGCTGAAAGAGGATTCCTTCTCCTCGTCAACTTCAAGCAGTTCAAGAAAACCAGGGGTAGTATTTTGACTGTGGAGAAGAATGACGGATCAGGACCGATATTCGAAATTATTTCTAATGGCAAGGCGCAAACTCTGGATGTGGTATACTCCACCGGGAACAAGCAACAGGTAGTGTCCATAGAAGATGCAGATCTAGCGACAGGACATTGGAAGAATATCACGCTGTTCATTCAGGAAGATCGTGCCCAGCTGTTCGTAGGATGTGAAGAGATCAATATATCCGAAATAGACGTGCCCATCCAAAAGGTCCTGACGCATGAGGTTGCTGACATTGCCCGTCTGAGAATTGGAAAAGGAGCTGTGAAAGACAGATTTATG gGAGTGCTTCAGAACGTGCGCTTCGTTTTTGGAACCACGTTGGAGGCAATCATGCGCAATAAGGGATGCCAAAGCT cTGAAACATTGGCTGATGTCATGACCCTGGACAACCCAGTCAATGGGTCTAGCCCAGCAATAAGGACTGATTACACTGGCCACAAAAGCAAAG AAATTCAGCAGGTCTGTGGCTTTTCCTGTGAGGATATCACCAGCATGTTCAAGGAGCTCAAGGGACTTGGCGTGGTTGTTAAGCAGCTGTCAAACGAGCTCAACAGAGTG AATAAGGAGAGCACTCTGCTCATGAACCAGATGAGAATCCACCGTGGGGTCTGTCTTCACAACGGCATTGTGCACAAGGACAAAGATGAGTGGACCGTGGACGGCTGCACAGAGTGTACCTGCCAG aactctgccactgtgtgtcgCAAAATCTCTTGTCCCCTGATGCCCTGTGCCAACGCCACCGTGCCCGATGGAGAGTGCTGCCCACGTTGTGGAACCC CGAGTGACTATGCTGAGGATGGCTGGTCCCCCTGGTCTGAATGGACTCATTGTTCTGTGTCTTGTGGACGGGGAATCCAGCAGCGAGGTCGATCATGCGACCGCATCAACAGCAATTGCGAGGGCACCTCTGTGCAGACCCGCGACTGCTACCCTCAGGAATGTGACAAGCGCT TCAAGCAGGATGGTGGTTGGAGCCACTGGTCTCCCTGGTCCTCCTGCTCTGTGACCTGTGGTGAAGGAGTCATCACCCGCATTCGCCTTTGCAACTCCCCAACTCCCCAGATGGGAGGCAGAGACTGCcaaggacagggcagagagaccGAGGTCTGCCAGAAATCACCATGTCCAA TTGACGGAGTCTGGGGACCCTGGTCTTTATGGGACACCTGCTCTGTCACCTGTGGAGGTGGATTCCAGACTCGCCAGCGTCTTTGTAACAACCCCACCCCCAAATACAGAGGAAAGGAATGTCAGGGCGATGGCAAAACATCCCAACTGTGTGGAAAAGAGGACTGCCCTATTG ATGGCTGTCTGTCCAACCCCTGCTTTGCTGGTGCTAAGTGTACCAGCTTTGATGATGGTTCCTGGAAGTGTGGCGCATGCCCAGTGGGCTACACCGGAGACGGCATCAACTGCAAGGACATCGATGAGTGCAAGGAGGTCCGTGACGCATGCTTCACACTCAACGGAGTCCACCGCTGTGAAAACACTGAGCCTGGTTACAACTGCCTTGCCTGCCCCCCTCGCTACTCAGGACAACAGCCCTTcgggagaggagtggagcaggccacAGCCAAGAAACAG GTGTGCACACCCCGTAACCCCTGCCAAGACGGCAGCCATGATTGCAACAAGAATGCCAACTGTATCTACCTGGGTCAGTTCAGCGACACTATGTTCCGCTGTGAGTGCAAACCAGGTTACGCTGGCAATGGTCACATCTGTGGAGATGACACTGACCTGGATGGATGGCCCAACAAAGACCTCCTATGTGTGGAGAATGCCACCTACCACTGCAAGAAG GACAACTGTCCAAACCTTCCCAACTCTGGACAGGAGGATCACGACAAAGATGGGCTTGGTGACGCTTGCGATCACGATGATGACAATGATGGGATCCCTGATGATAGG GACAACTGCCCAATGGTCTACAACCCCGCTCAGTATGATGTGGACAGAGATGACGTTGGTGATCGATGTGATAACTGTGTGCATGAGAGCAACCCCGACCAAGTCGACACAGACAACAACGGAGAGGGGGATGCCTGTGCTATTGACATTGACGGTGATG GCATTCTAAATGAGAGGGACAACTGCCCATACGTCTACAATGTGGACCAGAGAGACACTGACGGGGATGGAGTGGGAGACCACTGCGACAATTGCCCTCTTGAAAACAACCCAGACCAG ATTGACTCTGACTCAGACCGTGTGGGAGACAAGTGCGACAACAACCAGGACATTGATGAGGACGGTCATCAGAACAACTTGGACAACTGTCCCTATATCCCCAATGCCAACCAGGCCGACCACGACAAAGATGGCAAGGGTGATGCCTGTGACCACGATGATGACAACGACGGTATCCCTGACGACAAGGACAACTGTAGGCTGGCCTTTAACCCTGACCAGCTGGACTCTGATG gTGATGGTCGTGGAGATGTTTGCAAAGATGACTTTGACCAAGACAACATTCTTGATATCTACGATGTGTGCCCTGAGAACTTTGCCATCAGTGAGACGGACTTCCGCAGGTTCCAGATGGTACCACTAGACCCCAAGGGAACCTCCCAGATCGACCCCAACTGGGTGGTCCGTCACCAGGGCAAAGAACTGGTGCAGACCGTCAACTGTGACCCTGGCATCGCTGTTG GGTTCGATGAGTTCAACGCAGTGGACTTCAGTGGAACATTCTTTATCAACACAGACAGGGACGATGACTATGCTGGATTTGTGTTTGGGTACCAGTCCAGCTCCAGGTTCTACGTGGTAATGTGGAAGCAGATCACACAGACCTACTGGTCCCACACGCCGACCAGAGCTCAGGGCTACTCCGGAGTGTCCATCAAAGTGGTCAACTCCACCACAGGACCTGGGGAGCATCTGAGGAACGCCCTCTGGCACACCGGTGACACTGCTGGACAG GTGCGTACTCTGTGGCACGACCCCAAGAACATCGGCTGGAAAGACTACACTGCCTACAGATGGCACCTGATCCACAGGCCCAAGTCTGGACTCATCAG AGTTGTGATGTATGAAGGCAAGAGAATCATGGCCGATTCCGGAAATATCTACGACAATACCTATGCTGGTGGAAGACTAGGCATGTATGTCTTCTCTCAGGAGATGACATACTTCTCAGACCTCAAATATGAATGCAAAG ATTCTTAA